Sequence from the Crassostrea angulata isolate pt1a10 chromosome 9, ASM2561291v2, whole genome shotgun sequence genome:
tgaAACATCAGAAAATTTAAtggaaaacacagtagaatgtaaatattgccTTCTATCCTCGCTTCTTTTATCAACCGAGATGTATTTACAAAGTGTATTTGCGAATTGCGATTCTTGgtttaaaagttccacatcCCTCCATTCTAAATCCTAAATACTTGTCACTAAATGTGATAATTGTATTCTatttggaatatacatgtactgtatgaTATAGTAAAATCATGAAAAGGATACATGTACCTCAACAAGCATTTATGATTTAGAAATAAACTTTAGTGTATTGTATATATGTCAATACGGGCTATTTATAATGAATCAACTAGACATAAAAAATGCACTCAAtcatttgtaaaaataacagaaattcTAGCAGTGACCAATGTTTCGCATTGATTCATGCAGTCATATTCAAATGATATCTAAGACAAagaaatgtatgtacatgtatgtacatatagcAAAAACAAGATACTACGATCAatgcattctttaaaaaaaaaccgtttTCAAAGTTAGAATATAGGTTTTGTTACTTAATTCTTATATCCGTGTATGCACGTGGATGtaaaatatcatacaaaattTCAATGCACGTACATAGACAATCTCTATATACATATTTCACTTTTTTCTAAGACGTTTATAGGTGTATAAgggaatgaatttttacattcacttatgaattttaaatttgtgtatattgaaaagaatttaCAAGACCGgtatttatttagaattaacaATATGCAATGAAAGTGGCTTAGAATGTATCTTAAGTAATGTGCGTTACgctaagaaagttttgtgaaacagctatgacAAATCTTAGGAACTTCTTAAGATATAACTTATGTATATCTTAAGTTTTGTCTTAGGAAACTTCTTAGGAAATCTTTATGAAACGGGCTCCTGCTTTCTTCAAGagacaatttacatgtaccttatttATTTGTCAAACATTTTGGAAGCAGTCAGCTATAGTAATTGttctattttttgtattcttgaactttaataaataatttattagataataatgatattttctgTTAATTGCTACATTTGGCTAAGTGTACTTTTTGAGGTCATAATgtcttatttatgaaataatgtatttaataaaGTATCCCAGGAATTCATAGTTTTGATATCTAAGctatattatttcatttctagTATATGTGAAAGGTTAGTTATTGTTACCATATTTAATACTTGTATTAAGGGAGTACCATTATCAGAGTATTCAGCAGCTAAGTATGTGATTGTTAAACCTTGTTTCATAAACAAGTGATCGTTGCAAAgttatattcttatgtttatcatATATGTATCTTGAAAAAATGTAATCTACAAAGGAGCTACATTGGaagtttatgtttttatttaatttaatattaatattgattATGATATAGAgcatatttctttatttttgtaaattgttttcaaGGTCAGAAACCCTTCTTGACCCTGAAAGAATGATGCATTATAACCAGAGTTATCCTTCTTTACAAATAGTTTGATCAGTGAACTCTGAGCAGTAATGTATTTCATGtatatggttgtacatgtattttttttatgctgaatcttattgtaaacattgatcatttttatgctcacatctattattatattacaGGGTTTAATCCTTTAATCTCTAAATCTGAATAAATGAACCCTTATGTGGGCTTGTTTATCTTTGGGACAACCCACTACCGCATTTGGCGCCCACGTTGCATTCGGATAAGGTGATGGGGACCACAATTGAAGTTGACTGATGTCTACAAATTCTTATGGTGGAAAGTTGAGGCCTATACAGATACAGATTGAACACTGGACTTTAATATGTGTTGTGACTCTTGAATCCTGACTTCTTCCAGATTCCAGACTCCAGAGCCATTCAACACCTCGAGATAACAGACAACAGACAGTGCAGCCTCTTGATCATGTGAGTGactaaacaataaaaaagtgatTTATGCTTTTATGACTGTTTTACTGTCTGAGTGTCTGTAGTAACTTTCATTTAATTATTGACAATGCATTGAACAATTGATTGATCTCCAAatcttgtttattattattaaacatAGACTTCTGGTATTTCATGTTTCGATGTAGatagtatttatttacaatatttaaatactGTACATCATAATCAGTTTTAAAACATCTGTCATTGCtttaaatatttgcaatttattttgttatatagagttattgccctttataCAGAGCAAttcattatcaatttttgaaataatgttttGGGAAATCAATTTGTGATATAGTTTTTGAATTAGCCTTAATGTAGCAAATTAAAAGGAAGACATATTTTAATAATGTgataaatctttttatttttttccattgactaatcattttttacatttattttttctctttattcccCTTTGACTGCATTCATTTTTGACAGTTGCGttttaatttatacaaatacatattgtatttgaattatatataaatattttttctttggttaAAATCTGAGAAATTATTTCTTCAAACATTTTGATCATTAggtcaacatttttcattttcacacACACACCCATTCATTGTCCCTTTCATCCACTCATTCTATGCATGTAAAGCACTCGTAAATGGGCAGATAAGCTTTAAATGAATACTATATGACTAGTTACATTTACTTGAATCAATCATTTGAGTGAACTGTGAACCATATGCTATGATTTTTATAGGATGAAAATCCTATTTCCTTAATACAGGATATTGGAGCAAAACAAAGACATTTTCTCGACTAGTGATACAGACATTGGTCACAGTAATAGAGTACAACATAAGATAAACAGAAACAATAAAGTTCCATTTAAGCAAAGACACAGGAGAATCCCGCCATCAATGTTCCAAGAAGTTCGAGACCACCTACAACAATTATTAACAGCAGGAATCATAAGAAGATCAGAATCACCATGGACTAGTAACGTCGTACTGTGTAGAAAGAAAAACGATGAACTGCGCATGTGTGTCGACTATAGACAGTTAAATGCAAGAACAGTAAAAGGTGAATATCCACTTCCCAGAAGagaaaaatattgtataatgtagaagatgtttaaagatttttttctatatattcctatgtaataatTCGACCCCCCCACTACATGGCTACATCCTACTCCCGGGGatcttgatttgaacaaacttgaatctaaactatatgaggatgcttccacacaagtaacaCCATTCCTGGCGTAATAGGtataaagaagaagattttaaagatttttctccatgcattcccatgtaaaaaatcgatcccccattgtagccctaccctacccccgggatcataacttaaacaaatttgaatctacactacctggaaatgcttccaaacaagtttcagtttttctggcgaaatggttcatgagaagaagggcgaaaggggcgaaaataaaacggcgAAAATATTTCCCTATGCACCGTATCGATGCATTTTGACCCTTCTACTATATGGAATCTTGGAGCTATAATTACAAATGTCCAATAGACACCTTTTTAAATTTACTcataaaaatcagtttttacCAACTgcttttttgagatattaaaatTTGCTTACCAATGTGTTCTGTAAGTCACCCCCTTCCCACAAGAAAACAAGAAAGGGGGTTAAACCCCACCACCCCACCCACCTCCCGGCTGTTGCTTTGTCAATTTTGTTATTCTGTGGATTACACCATAAAAATACTTTCATTTCAGCCACCCCCTCCCTTATACGCTGGCATGACTTCTTGtaggttcaaattttacataaggAGAAAAATCAGTTTTGATTCAAATTTCACATAAAGAGAAAAGTGAGTTTTGAAGCCAACCTATCCTGTCCTTCCccattcattttacatgtaccataacGTTCCCCATTTTAGAGTTATGAGAAATTGCATGATGTTTCTTGTATTTGCTTTGTCCCCCCCCCCTAAATTGTCATGATATTTTGAATAGAGTTGCGATACCATCAACTACTTATACCTCTGCCCAATCCACTACTTTAACAGAAAGCTGAATTAAATTCAAGGTACGTGTATACATACCAAGGTACTAATGACTGTGAAGTATTAAGTATATAATTCGTTGTTTTGGTACCCACGCTCCGCCGTACTAAGCCAGAAGATTAGGGACGATATCAGTCATAACTCATAAGTTATAAATatcaattgattttatatgaaCGTTTATTGAGTAAATTCATCCAACTATTCTACCTTTGATTCTGATGATATAGTTATCATTAGTTATCTAATTACTTGTATCATTAGTCACGCATATTTTACTTATAGAACAGTTTCTGTCTAACTGACCCACttgcatatatatattatatcattagctaCTGGTATGTAGCTACAAGTAATTTGTCctgaaaatttaatcattttcataactgatttttatacataatttcCCCTTTATGACATTTAGTTTATACGATATACGAACGTATTGTTTTATGGTTTgcgttttaaatatatatgattcCCATATAGTGACCTAACTTAAGTGTTTTGTTACGGAATCTTATTTTTGCAAGAAACGTCTGAAATAAAATCTTGAAAGCTGTCTTTTTCAAGTCCTGAAATAACCAccttgatgaacagaatatttgTTTACGGAACATTGAAGAATAGTCAGCCAAATCACTTTCGTTTGATGGATCCTGGTACAGGCACCACTTTATTCGTCGGTGTCGGACAGACCGTGGAAAAGTACCCGCTGGTGATTGAGAGATCCTGGAATATGCCTTGTCTCTTACACGTGCCAGGAACTGGATGGGTAAGAAACGAGTCATTGTACATAGTTTTCCCTCTAATTATAATTGCTGTGTACTAGTATTCTGagattattaaaacaaaaccctaaattttattaatttgccTTAAAAGCAGAATGATGTCAATTTTGATACAAACACATGAAAGCTACATATGAATATACATATGTTTCAATTTCTGTTTCCATTGGTTTTAGATAAATTGATTAGCAGGAATGTCTAGTTTTAAAAGTTTCCTTTTTTAGCTTGAGAAGGGTGAAATTTATGACGTGGATGATGAGAAAATGAAATTCCTGGATTACTTCGAAGATCACCCTGAAATGTACACAAGGACCTTGATATCGGCGGAACACTCAAAAGATACACGGTGTAGCAATCCAGATTCTCAGTCGAGTGCGCCTAAATCCAAAGAAACCCAATCGAATTCCCGCTCCGATTGTTGGTGCTATTTTTATAACGACCGTGATTCCGTGCGTGACCTTCCTCACATCGATGTATATGACTCTAAGGGAGAGCACGGCTTGGAGTATGATGCCAGTATTGATGCGGAATTTGACGAGAACAAAAAATCATAGTAaaagacaagaaaaaaatatatatgttcatttttttaatgacttGAGCGTGAAAAATTGTAACGTTTATATATTAGCATTGACGAACACCTGAACttgtatattacatttttttcacatgtaataTAAATGTAGGTGTTTGTCAATGAGAATGTTTTTACCCTctctttgaatattacatattgaataaaaattcctAAGTGGATAAATCTGAATAGATTTTTATTGAATTCATGCATACAGTGTATACGTACTAGAGAAAAGTAAATCCATATTGACGTATTTAAAActattatatgtatattatgCAGTGGCATTGAAGCACTGTAAACACGTGCTTAcacattttatttctgaatttcattattttaaaacattcttttttcaTTGCAAAGCACGAATTGCGTTTGTGCCGAAACCCGAACTTTTTCCACAGGCGGTTGTTTGCGTAGTACccgtatattttttgtaattgcTGTATAAACAACACCTGTATGTGCTACAATTCACATAAACATGAACAATTTCAAAGCTTTTAGTAGTCCAAACTTTTGTAATATGAAGGCATTTAGACATTGCGCTGCATGCATTGTAAACTGATTGACGCAAGATtaatacaataatttgttatacaaTGTTAGTTTCATATATGTCATGCAGTCTAAACTGATCtcttattgatgacgtcactcgAGTAGGGACACACTGTATATGATAGAATGAAGAAAACCTAAACCACTGTTTGCATCTTTATCTCttttttacgattttttatgacatacaaaaatatgattatataatttttttatgtttacggTCAAATTAACCTTCTCTTTTTCCTTTTGAGTCGGCTCGCGAAGCGAGCTGATCCTTGTTGTCAACGCTGATTCATTGCGGATTCACCGAAGCACAAACTCGTATGTGTGTTCCTTCACTAGCTGCAAATAAATCTTGATAAATAAGACACTTGCAATAGccttattttcataatttgaataagtTGATGACAATATTGTGTTGGAAACTTTTATCCTGCATATCTATTACACAATAACCTTGAAGTTCACCTAAAAGTGTGAATAGAATATTGTAATTATTACATGCGGATGAATATTTGCAAAGGGGCACATAAAGGGGTTatctcaaaatatgaaattgtatcaaatttaaaactcCCGTATAAAAGACATGCGCTGCTTTGGATTATTAAAAGgtgtatatctttttttatcgtaaacaaaaagaaattgaGTCAGTTTCTTAAAAACGTTTGCTTATGTAACTAATATTGAAACAGCCGCAGAATAATATTACGAACAAGTTAACTTTCATGATTTCACCtgaggtggcaggggatagtttttttggtcgaggaaatgtgaggcagatagtgctcatatatgtgatttaatttttcagtggatttttaaatttgctaaaattggtttgcatgcaggggacacatggtcccgactcttgagaatttttaaacatttcagaataaaacaagtacaacttacatatagcactataaagaatagccagggacggtctcaaaattttctgaaaaattgcccttttttcacattttcacgggtccataaccacgctccagtcccgagcaactgccataaactatcataggattggtagcttaatgtatacccatgcaaataatcaccaattgatggggggtcaatcaccttctttccgagtgacatttcgtgttctgaacccaccctacttttcaagcacaaaaccgaaagtgaaaattttggccacagtttcgcattttcattccatatctgatgaaaagtgctaccagtattaaagtgtcatatatcaatgaaattggcatgagctcctctatccacaaaatgaatgcaataaatattctaccgatttatacccctcaaataaccagccaaaccccaggttctccctttatttcaaaattttgaccgggtctttccttcgaaactatcccctgccacctgaCAATCTGCGCGGGAAGCTGCAGCTATTGAGTAAACAGAATTTTCAAGCTGAGCAGTGCAGTGGAGATCGTCAGAACTG
This genomic interval carries:
- the LOC128163543 gene encoding gamma-glutamylaminecyclotransferase-like, yielding MNRIFVYGTLKNSQPNHFRLMDPGTGTTLFVGVGQTVEKYPLVIERSWNMPCLLHVPGTGWLEKGEIYDVDDEKMKFLDYFEDHPEMYTRTLISAEHSKDTRCSNPDSQSSAPKSKETQSNSRSDCWCYFYNDRDSVRDLPHIDVYDSKGEHGLEYDASIDAEFDENKKS